Below is a genomic region from Dechloromonas denitrificans.
TGATCATCAATCAATTTGCGAATCTGGATCAGGCTGCCGTTCAGATTTTCAAGCGCCGGCTTCATGTGCGCCGAAGCGGTCTCCAGATTAGCTAGCGTTGCCGTGAGGTGCTTGCGATTTTCTTCACTGAGCATGGCATTGGCGGATGCCATGAGCAATTGCGCCTGCTTCAAGGTCGCCGCACCGCTTTCGCCCAACTCGTCGAAAAGCGAGGGAATCATCATGATCTGCGGCGGCTTTTCATCGTCTGGCTCAAGGGGAGCCTTGTCCTTGCCGGTTTCGAGCAAAAGAATGTGCGCCAAACCGGTGACGCCCTGATAGTTGAGTTTGGCGACTGTCCCCTTGGTGAGCGGGACATCTTCACGCACCGAGATCGTCACAAGAATATTGCTGTAGTCATCCGGATCGAGCCGGATATCGCTGACCTTGCCAACCCGGATGCCGCGATAGCGCACTTGCGCTTGTGGATTCAATCCACCGATATTTTGCTTGGTGACAACCACGTAATCATGCGTATCGTCCTTGGCACCACCGAGCCAGTAGAGTGCCAGCAAAGCAGCAAGACCCAGCAAAAGAACAAAAATGCCGGCCACGAAGGCATGAGATTTATTTTCCATGAGCTTTCATTAAAGCAGTTTCTTGCGGTCAGCGCCAAAAAAGCCGGTCACAAAAGGATGATCGACAGTCATCACTTCTGCCTTGGGACCGTGGGCAATGATATGTCCCTCGGCCAGTACGGCAACATGGCTGGCCAGCCCGGCCAGGGTATTCAGGTCATGCGTCACCATCACGACCGTCAGGCCCAGCGCCTGTTGCAGCGAACCGACCAGTTCGACAAAGTTCTGGCTGCGATCTGGATCAAGGCCAGCCGTCGGCTCATCAAGCAGCAGCAGTTCCGGCTCAAGGGCAAGCGCACGCGCCAGCGCGACACGCTTGACCATTCCGCCGGACAGCTCCGCCGGCATCAACAGGCCGTGAGCCGGCGCCAATTCGACCATTGCCAGCTTGAGATGGACCAGGTGCCGAATCCAGTCTTCATCGAGGCAACGCAATTCGCGCAAGGGGAAAGCAATGTTGTCAAAAACGGATAGTGCGGAAAATAGTGCGCCATGCTGGAAAAGCATGCCGAGCCGACGGCGGATGGCTCGCTGAACCAGGCTGTCCGGATCATTCAAATCAACATCGAAAAGACGCACATACCCGGCAGTCGGCCTAAGCAAGCCGAGCATTTCACGCAACAGGGTGGTTTTTCCGCTCCCCGAGCCGCCCAGCAAACCGACGATCTGCCCGCGCTCGATAGACAAATCGAGCTTGCGATGCACGTAATGCCCGGAAAAAACCGTATCGACGCCACACAGCTCGATGACGACATCGCGGGTCATAACTGGGGCATCCCGATCTGACGGGTCAATACGGCAAAAATCGCATCAACCAGAATGACCGCGGTAATTGCCGTCACCACCGCACTGGTTGTGTTGGCGGACAGACTTTCGGTGTTCGGCTTGACCCGCAAGCCGAAATAACAGGCCACAAGTGCGATGACAAAGCCGAACAGCACGCCTTTGGCCAAACCGATCAGCAAGTTTGCCATCGGCACGGCACGCGGCAGATTCTCGAAAAAATAGATCAGTGACAGATCAAGCTGGAACATCGCGGCAATCATTCCACCAAACAAGGCGACGGCCGATGTCCATAAAACCAGCAGCGGCATTGCCGCGGTCAACCCGAAAATCTTGGGCAAAACGACACGAACCGTGCGCGAGATACCCATCGTGGACAGGGCATCGATTTCCTCGGTCACTCGCATCACACCGATCTGGGCAGTCATTGCCGAACCGGATCGGCCGGCAACCAGCACCGCGACCAAGACCGGGCCAAGCTCGCGAATGATTGAAATGCCGAGGATATTGACGATGAACAGGTCGGCGCCGAATGTTTTCAATTGCAGGGCGGACAAGTAGCTGATCGTAATACCAATCAAAAAACCGACCAGTGCCGTTACCGGCAGTGCCTGGGCACCGGATTTATAGAGATTGGCGGTAAATTCACGCCAAGGTATATCGGCCCGATGGCGAGCCAGATAAATCACATCGAGCCAGAGTTGCCCAAGCAGCGTCACCATGCCACGCAAGTTGACGGTCGCCTTGAGCAGTTGGTGACCAACAATTTCCAGCGGATGGAAGGAGTCGACCGGCGGAGCAGAAACTTCAGCCGGAAGATTGGCAACGCGCTCGATGACGGCGCGGTGCACACCCGAAATCAGCAGGTTTTTCGGCCAGGCCTGGCCCCAGGTGCGCCACAGCAAGACAGCGGCAGCACTATCAATCCGTGTAACGGCAAGAAGATTCCAGCTTTGCTCACCGGAGACGGCTGAAGCAAGTTGCTGCTTCAATACGTCAATCTGCGGCAGCATTGCGGCCAACGTCCATTCCCCGGCCAGCACGACTTTCCCCGGCTCAAGCTGCAAGCTGGGGAACGGCTTCATTCGCCCTTCCTCAAGGCCCGCGACTTGACCACATAATCACGCCCGATCTGTTTCCAGATGGCCGCCTCTTCACCAAGAGCCGCGGCCGTCCACGGGTTGGTCGCCAGCCAGCCAGCCGGCAGTTCAAGCAGGAAGCCGCTGCCGCTACGGGAAACCCGCCAATCCGGCAAAGCCCGGTCATCCCGCGTGCGATGCAAGAGCACGGCCAGCCGCAAACAGAA
It encodes:
- a CDS encoding ABC transporter ATP-binding protein, translated to MTRDVVIELCGVDTVFSGHYVHRKLDLSIERGQIVGLLGGSGSGKTTLLREMLGLLRPTAGYVRLFDVDLNDPDSLVQRAIRRRLGMLFQHGALFSALSVFDNIAFPLRELRCLDEDWIRHLVHLKLAMVELAPAHGLLMPAELSGGMVKRVALARALALEPELLLLDEPTAGLDPDRSQNFVELVGSLQQALGLTVVMVTHDLNTLAGLASHVAVLAEGHIIAHGPKAEVMTVDHPFVTGFFGADRKKLL
- a CDS encoding ABC transporter permease; protein product: MKPFPSLQLEPGKVVLAGEWTLAAMLPQIDVLKQQLASAVSGEQSWNLLAVTRIDSAAAVLLWRTWGQAWPKNLLISGVHRAVIERVANLPAEVSAPPVDSFHPLEIVGHQLLKATVNLRGMVTLLGQLWLDVIYLARHRADIPWREFTANLYKSGAQALPVTALVGFLIGITISYLSALQLKTFGADLFIVNILGISIIRELGPVLVAVLVAGRSGSAMTAQIGVMRVTEEIDALSTMGISRTVRVVLPKIFGLTAAMPLLVLWTSAVALFGGMIAAMFQLDLSLIYFFENLPRAVPMANLLIGLAKGVLFGFVIALVACYFGLRVKPNTESLSANTTSAVVTAITAVILVDAIFAVLTRQIGMPQL
- a CDS encoding MlaD family protein, translating into MENKSHAFVAGIFVLLLGLAALLALYWLGGAKDDTHDYVVVTKQNIGGLNPQAQVRYRGIRVGKVSDIRLDPDDYSNILVTISVREDVPLTKGTVAKLNYQGVTGLAHILLLETGKDKAPLEPDDEKPPQIMMIPSLFDELGESGAATLKQAQLLMASANAMLSEENRKHLTATLANLETASAHMKPALENLNGSLIQIRKLIDDQNVKKLSAAAGEVAPLLADTRVLIGKMQAATDKLDGAIGDASAGGTAALMPRLNELASDFSTTSRQLSRVLRILEDSPQGLVFGAPALPPGPGEPGFSNGGGQ